The sequence below is a genomic window from bacterium.
CCTCTTCTCTTCTCCCCTCTTTATTTAGAAAAAACCACAGATTCTGATAACCGACCAAAAATTTCGGATCAACTTCTACCGCCTTTTTCAGGTAGTAATAAGCCTTCCCTTTATCTCCCTTTTCCGAATAGACCGCCCCTAAGTTACTATGGGCCGCCGCATTTTCTGGTTGGATTTGGATGAGTGCTTCACTCTGAGCAATAGCTTCATCCCATCGCTTCTGCTGGAAATAGATGGAGACCAATCTTTCCCTTGAGGCGGCGTCCTGAGGGTCAAGCTCAAGGGTGGTTTTAAACTCTGCCTCAGCTTCCCTTAGCTCTCCCAGGTCAAGCCAGGTCAGCCCCAGATTAAAATGGGATCCCTTGTGGTAAGGATTATTCTTAAGACATTGCTGCAATTCCGCCCTGGCCAGGGGTAAATCACCCATCTTTCGATGTAATAGTCCCTGGTTGTAATGGACTTGGGCATAATTGGGGGCATATTTTATCAACTTCTGATAGGTGGACAGGGCTTCTTTAGTATCCGGTATCTTTTCTACGTAAAGGTAACCAGCCTGGTAGTAAGCCGGGTAGCAGATAGGTGAGATGGAAATAGCCTGTTCGTATTCCCTGATAGCCGTGGTATAATCGCCTCTCTTTTCGGCTATATCGCCTCGTTTTAAGTGAAGGCTGGCTTGAGCCGGCCGAATGATAAAAGGGATAAGTAGAATAAGAAGCCCAATGGCTAATAATGAGTAAGCCACGATAAGTTTCGAGTTCGGGGCACCCGCTTGCGGCTCGTCGAGTTTCGAGGGTCGGCGTTTCTTGGATGGTGAGATGACTTTTGGGGCTAACTTTTCTGCCGGCCGGGCCATTACTACCACTAAACCGAGGAGCAGCCAGAGGTAAACCCCAGAGGTAAATCTAAGATCAACCGTAAAGGCAGAGTGAACGAGAAGGCCGATGATACTTACCAGACAACCTGAAAGCATTCCCCATTTTTTCACCCCTATCCAGAGACAGGTGAAGATAAACCACAGGAAAGCCAGCAGGCCCAGGATACCCATCTCAGCCAGTATTTCCATGTATTCTGAATGGGCATGATGGGTATTGTGTCCCAACCCGCCGGAATGAAAGCCTGCCGGACGAAATTGGGGGAAATTGATCATAAAGGTTCCCAGGCCATGTCCTAAAATAGGGGCAGCGGCAAACATCCTCAAGGTGCCCTGCCAGATGAAGAGACGAACCTGGATGGAGCTTTTTACCCCCTCTGGAGAAGGGGTAAGATCAAACCCGGCTGGTTCAAAAATCGAGGTAACCCGTTGAATTGTTGCCGGTTGGACTAAGAGAAGGAGGCCAATGCTTAAGAAGAGGAGAACAAGACCCACCGCGATTACAGATCTTGGATTTCGGATGGAAAAGATGACGATCAAAAGGATAATTTCTACTCCAAAGGCAATCCAGGCCCCTCTGGTTTGAGTTAGCCCAAGGCAGAGAATTAGGCATAAAGATAAGATTCCATATCCTACCGATGGCAGATGGCGCCCCCACTTCGTGGGTAGGGGGGATGGCGGATTTACTCCTTTTCGGACTTCAGGGCCTTTATTCCGAAATTCCGGGTACCCACGAAGTGGGTGCGAAATCCGAAATGAGAAGGTGATGGCCAGGGGAATAACCACCACCAGAAAACCGGCTAAAAAGTTAGAGTTGCCAAAGGTGGAGGTCACCCCACCGCCTCCGGTAAAGATATCATACCCGAAATATTGAGCGAGGCCGTAAAGGGAGACCAGAAGGCTTACTCCAAGTAAAACATTAAGCAAGAGGTGAATTGTCTGGCTATCTTTAACTGACACCAGGATGATCCAAAACAGCAAGGCGTAGCTTATCAGGTTGGCGAATTCATAAAGAGAGGCCAACTTGTAAGGAGAAAGAGCGGTAGAGAAACAGGCTAAAAGCAGAAAAATGCCTAGAGGAAGAAACAATTTTGGATTTCGCACCCATTTCGTGGGTACCCGGGATTTCGGATTCTTTATTCCGCCATCCCGGGTACCCACGAAGCGGGTGCGCCATCCGCCATAGAGTAAGGAAAGGACGAGGATGAGAATTTGATCGATAGGGGTTTTAAGCTCAGTGGAACGAAAGGTATAGGGACTGACTACCAGGGTATGAAGAATGATAAGCGTAATAAGCCCGATATGAATTAGAGACTCAAAAGAGAGTCGCCGTGCTGATAACATTTTATTTTATTATCCTACCTTAACCGCTTTTAAACCCTATTTATTGATCTTCTCTTTAGGGCCTATCCTAAACCCAAGACACCAGGCGTCTACCAGACTCCTGGTGTCTCAACCCTTTCACGCGCGGAGGCCTTGGGATAGACTCTTAGTAGCTGATAACCCTTTGAGCGACATTCAGTTGTAAGTTAAATAATGGAGAACACTTTCTCTTCTCGACTCTCAACTCTCTCCTCTCAGCTTTTTTTGAGTTCGGGTAAGATGGTGAGAACCATCTCATACCCGGCTCGATGCCGCTTCTCCATAACCGAAAGCCCAGCAGATACTCGTTTAACCCACCCCTTAC
It includes:
- a CDS encoding tetratricopeptide repeat protein gives rise to the protein MLSARRLSFESLIHIGLITLIILHTLVVSPYTFRSTELKTPIDQILILVLSLLYGGWRTRFVGTRDGGIKNPKSRVPTKWVRNPKLFLPLGIFLLLACFSTALSPYKLASLYEFANLISYALLFWIILVSVKDSQTIHLLLNVLLGVSLLVSLYGLAQYFGYDIFTGGGGVTSTFGNSNFLAGFLVVVIPLAITFSFRISHPLRGYPEFRNKGPEVRKGVNPPSPLPTKWGRHLPSVGYGILSLCLILCLGLTQTRGAWIAFGVEIILLIVIFSIRNPRSVIAVGLVLLFLSIGLLLLVQPATIQRVTSIFEPAGFDLTPSPEGVKSSIQVRLFIWQGTLRMFAAAPILGHGLGTFMINFPQFRPAGFHSGGLGHNTHHAHSEYMEILAEMGILGLLAFLWFIFTCLWIGVKKWGMLSGCLVSIIGLLVHSAFTVDLRFTSGVYLWLLLGLVVVMARPAEKLAPKVISPSKKRRPSKLDEPQAGAPNSKLIVAYSLLAIGLLILLIPFIIRPAQASLHLKRGDIAEKRGDYTTAIREYEQAISISPICYPAYYQAGYLYVEKIPDTKEALSTYQKLIKYAPNYAQVHYNQGLLHRKMGDLPLARAELQQCLKNNPYHKGSHFNLGLTWLDLGELREAEAEFKTTLELDPQDAASRERLVSIYFQQKRWDEAIAQSEALIQIQPENAAAHSNLGAVYSEKGDKGKAYYYLKKAVEVDPKFLVGYQNLWFFLNKEGRREEAAIEYQKMLKLKTSVIGDQ